CGGGGACGGGGAACCGTGACGTCGCGAAGTTCCTTTCCTCCGGCGCGACTTCGGCCGGGTCGCCGATCAGGGCAGCCCAGCTGTCGTTCCACCACACCTGCTGCCAGTCGGCCGCGAACACCGAGACCGGCACGTCGCCAAGGCGCGTCAGCAGGCGCTGCACGCCGGGCGTGATGCGGTCGCTCACGGGCCGGTCACCTGGGGGCCGCAGGCCCGTGAGGCGGTACAGGTGATCGCGTTCGGCCGCGCTGAGCTGCAGGGCACCGGCAAGCGCGGCCACCGCCTGACCGGACGGCGCGGTCGCGCGGCCCTGCTCCAGCCGGGTCACGTAATCCACCGAGAGTCCGGCCCGTTCGGCGAGGTCCTCGCGGCGAAGCCCGGCCGTCCGGCGGGCCGCCCTGAACGGCAGGCCCACCTGATCGGGCGTCAGCCGTTCCCGCCACACGCGCAGCGTCGCCGCGAGACTCGTCTGATCCGTCATGCCGGTCATGCTAGAGCCTGCAGCGGGCGCGCGTGAAGGTAGGACTCACGGTCCTACGGTCAGGCCCTCCCTGGGCAGCCGGGGAGGACCGGAGCACACTGACCGCATGACGATCACCTTCATCACCGGAGCGAACAAGGGCCTGGGCTTCGAAACGGCCCGCCGACTGAAAGACCTGGGACACACCGTCCTGCTGGGCGCACGAGACGCCGCGCGCGGCCAGGCGGCCGCCGAGACGCTGGGCGTGCGGTTCGTGCAGATCGACGTCGCGGACGACGCTTCCGTGACGCGCGCCGCGCAGGACGTCGCGGCGCACGAGGGACACGTCGACGTGCTCGTCAACAACGCCGGCATCATCGGCCCGCACGTTCCTGCCGATCAGCTGACCGGCGCGCAGGCGATGGAGGTCTTCGGAACGAACGTGGCCGGGATCGTCCGCGTGACAGGCGCGTTCCTGCCGCTCCTCCGCAGGTCCGGCGACCCGGTCGTCGTCAACGTCAGCAGCGGTATGGGGTCCTTCGCGGTGACGCACGACCAGGACCGCATCGAGTCCACGGTCATCGCGCCGCTGTACACGGCCTCCAAGGCGGCCGTCACGATGCTGACCACCCAGTACGCCCGGGCCTTCCCCGGCATCCGGTTCAACGCGGCGGACCCCGGGTACACCGCGACGGACCTGAACGGTCACAGTGGCCCGCAGACCGTGACGGAAGGCACGGACGCCATCGTGACCCTCGCGACCGAGCGGGCGGACGCCGGGACCGGACGCCTGATCGACCGGTACGGCAGGGTGGCCTGGTGAGGCACGGCGCGGCCGTCACCCTGCCTGCCGCTGCAGGGCGTCCAGGGCGGCCGTCACACGGTCGATGAGTTCGCCGCTCGCCCCGAGGACGTCCACCTCGTTCAGGCGTGGGAGGGAGGCCGGAATGCCGTCCTGTCCCCCGAGCGCGTCCTGCAGGGTCGGGGCCTGCCGGTGCAGGACGGCCTGCACGGCCTCCTGCACGCGGCGGGCAGCGTCCGCGCGGCCGATCAGGGGGGTGAGGGCGAAGGTGTACGCTTCGGCGAGCATCAGGCCGCGCGACGCGTCCAGGGTGGCCTGCATGTGCGCCGTGTTCACGTTGAGGTCCTCCAGCAGGTGCCGGGCCCGGGTGAGGGCCCCGGCGGTCAGGCCGAGCATCTGCGGCAGCGTCAGCCATTCCAGCTGCCAGCCGTGCGTGCCGCGCTCGTGTTCCTGAACGAGGGCGTGGTGCAGGGCGGGCAGCAGCGTGGCGTTCATGCGGGCGGCCGCGACGAGCAGTTCGCTCTGGACGGGGTTGCTCTTCTGCGGCATGGTGCTGGACCCGCCGCGGGCGCCCTCCGTGACCTCGGCCACCTCGCTCTGCGCGAGGAGCAGCAGGTCCTGCCCGACCTTGCCGAGGCCGCCCGTCACCAGGGACAGCCAGCCCGCCAGTTCCGCCAGCGCGTCCCGCTGCGTGTGCCAGGGCATGAGGGCCTCCGCCAGCGCGAGTTCCCCGGCAAGTGCCGACGCGACGCGCAGCCCGTCCCCGTTCAGGGCCGACAGGGTCCCGGCGGCCCCGCCGAACTGCAGGACCAGCAGGCGCGGCCGCAGTTCATGGAGGCGACCGGCGTGCCGGACGAGCGGCGCGAGCCAGCCCGCGACCTTCAGTCCGAACGTGACGGGAACCGCCTGCTGGCTGTGCGTGCGGCCCGCCATCACGGTGTGCCGGTGCCGCTGCGCGAGGGCCGCCATGACGGTCATCAGGGCGTGCAGTTCCGCGTCCAGCAGCGCGTGCGCGTCCCGTAGGGTCAGCACGAGCGCGGTGTCCACGATGTCCTGCGTCGTCGCGCCCCGGTGCAGGGCGGTGCGGGCCGGTTCCGGCAGCTGCGCCCGCCACTCGCCGAGCAGGGCAGGCACCGGCACCCCGTCGCGCAGCAGGCCCGGCTGCAGGCGCTGCAGGTCCACGCTGAAGGTCAGGGCGGACGCCGCGATCTGCTCGGCCGCCTGTTCCGCGATCAGGCCCAGGCGCGCCTGCACGCGCGCCAGGGCGACCTCCACCTGCAGCATGCGCGCGAGCTGCGCGTCGTCGCGGAACAGGGCCGTCATGTCCGGCGTGGTGAACATCGGGCCGTACAGCGCCGAATCCAGCGGACTGAAACTCACGCTGCCCCTGGCCGTTCAGTACGCATCGAAGAACACCGTCTCGTCCTGCCCCTGCATGCGGAAGTCCAGGTGGTAGACCGCGCCGTCCGGGGTGTCCTCACGCCGGGCGATCAGGGTGTGGCGGCGGTGGTCCGGCACGGCGTTCAGCAGGGGGTCGCCGCTGTTGTCCTCGTCGCTGAAGTACACGGCCGTCACGAGGTGCGTCAGCAGGCCGCGCATGCCGAGCCAGACGTTCAGGCGCGGCGCGAGGCCAGGCGCGGCCGACCCGGGCTTCAGGGTGTGCAGCGCGTAGCGGTGAAGGGGCGTGCGGGTGTGCGCGCGGCCGTACCCGCCGAAGTCCGCGTCCGCGCGGGCAGGGTACGCGCCGTTCGCGTCCGCCTGCCACACCTCGATCAGCGCGTCCTCGATGGTGACGCCGTCGCCGTCCAGCACGCGTCCCGTCAGGGTGACGCGCTCGCCGGGCACGGGACTGCCGGGCGTGACCATCACGTGCCCCAGTCCGGCCTGCAGGCCCTGAACGCCGGGCACGAGGCCCTGATGGAAGTACGGGCCGACCGTCTGGCTGGGCGACGGGCCGAAGTTCCCGGCGAGGTTCGAGGTGTCTTCCGGCAGCGGTGGGGGTTCAGTCGTCATGGTCCTCATCCTCGAAGGGGGTGGCATGATCGCCGCCCAGCACGATGTCGAACCGGTACCCGAGCGCCCACCCGGGCCGCGTGAGGCTCAGGTCGAAGCGGCTGACGAGCCGATCACGGCCCTTCGGATCGGGGATCCCCAGGTAGACGGGGTCGTACGCGAGGAGCGGATCGCCAGGGAAGTACATCTGGCTCACGAGCCGCTGCGTGAAGTTCGTGCCGAACACGCTGAAGTGAATGTGCGCGGGCCGCCAGGCGTTGTGGTGGTTGCGCCAGGGGTACGCGCCGGGCCGGATGCTGATCAGTTCGTACTCGCCGCGCTCGTCGGTGAGCATGCGGGCCGTGCCGGTGAAGTTCGGGTCGAGCGGCGCGTCGTGGTCGTCGCGCGCGTGCACGTAACGTCCGGCGGCGTTCGCCTGCCACGTCTCGATCAGCGCGCCCCGGACGGGCCGCCCCTGCCGGTCGAGCAGCCGCCCGCGCACCACGACGCGCTCCCCGAGCGGCTCGCCGTTCACGCGGGCGTTCACGGTCGTGTCGTGATCGCCGGGCTGCAGGCGGCCCGCCCCGAAGACCGGCGCGCCGAAGTCGTGCAGGCCGTGCGGCAGCGGGATCAGGCGTTCGTGCGGGGCGCGTTTCACGCTGCTGGCGTACGCGGGCGACAGGTGCGGGGCGTGCACCCCGCCGGGACTGGGGTGGCGTTCCTCGTGGTTCATGGCTTGTCCTCCTGGGCGTGCGGGCCTTCCGCGCGCGGTTCGGCGAGCACGCGTTTGGCGATCTGGAAGGCGCGGTTCGCGACGGGGACGCCCGCGTACACGGCGACCTGCATGAACACCTCGCGCAGTTCGTCGGGCGTGACGCCGGTGTTCACGGTCGCGCGGACGTGCATCTCCAGTTCGTGCTCGCGCGGGAGGGCCGTCAGGACGGCCAGGGTGAGCAGGTGACGGGTGTGGGTGTCCAGCGTGCCGCGCGACC
The window above is part of the Deinococcus aquiradiocola genome. Proteins encoded here:
- the pcaB gene encoding 3-carboxy-cis,cis-muconate cycloisomerase codes for the protein MSFSPLDSALYGPMFTTPDMTALFRDDAQLARMLQVEVALARVQARLGLIAEQAAEQIAASALTFSVDLQRLQPGLLRDGVPVPALLGEWRAQLPEPARTALHRGATTQDIVDTALVLTLRDAHALLDAELHALMTVMAALAQRHRHTVMAGRTHSQQAVPVTFGLKVAGWLAPLVRHAGRLHELRPRLLVLQFGGAAGTLSALNGDGLRVASALAGELALAEALMPWHTQRDALAELAGWLSLVTGGLGKVGQDLLLLAQSEVAEVTEGARGGSSTMPQKSNPVQSELLVAAARMNATLLPALHHALVQEHERGTHGWQLEWLTLPQMLGLTAGALTRARHLLEDLNVNTAHMQATLDASRGLMLAEAYTFALTPLIGRADAARRVQEAVQAVLHRQAPTLQDALGGQDGIPASLPRLNEVDVLGASGELIDRVTAALDALQRQAG
- the pcaH gene encoding protocatechuate 3,4-dioxygenase subunit beta, with amino-acid sequence MNHEERHPSPGGVHAPHLSPAYASSVKRAPHERLIPLPHGLHDFGAPVFGAGRLQPGDHDTTVNARVNGEPLGERVVVRGRLLDRQGRPVRGALIETWQANAAGRYVHARDDHDAPLDPNFTGTARMLTDERGEYELISIRPGAYPWRNHHNAWRPAHIHFSVFGTNFTQRLVSQMYFPGDPLLAYDPVYLGIPDPKGRDRLVSRFDLSLTRPGWALGYRFDIVLGGDHATPFEDEDHDD
- a CDS encoding helix-turn-helix transcriptional regulator, whose translation is MTDQTSLAATLRVWRERLTPDQVGLPFRAARRTAGLRREDLAERAGLSVDYVTRLEQGRATAPSGQAVAALAGALQLSAAERDHLYRLTGLRPPGDRPVSDRITPGVQRLLTRLGDVPVSVFAADWQQVWWNDSWAALIGDPAEVAPEERNFATSRFPVPGFPARVEAWPVQVADLNASKRGLVADLRRASARYPGDARLSGLLQRLLGGNPDFARMWRSGAVGEHSEDRKVVEHPVVGHVHVDCDVLTAGDADLRIVALTAEAGSIDARLIEQVRRAVRTVTK
- the pcaG gene encoding protocatechuate 3,4-dioxygenase subunit alpha encodes the protein MTTEPPPLPEDTSNLAGNFGPSPSQTVGPYFHQGLVPGVQGLQAGLGHVMVTPGSPVPGERVTLTGRVLDGDGVTIEDALIEVWQADANGAYPARADADFGGYGRAHTRTPLHRYALHTLKPGSAAPGLAPRLNVWLGMRGLLTHLVTAVYFSDEDNSGDPLLNAVPDHRRHTLIARREDTPDGAVYHLDFRMQGQDETVFFDAY
- a CDS encoding SDR family NAD(P)-dependent oxidoreductase, which produces MTITFITGANKGLGFETARRLKDLGHTVLLGARDAARGQAAAETLGVRFVQIDVADDASVTRAAQDVAAHEGHVDVLVNNAGIIGPHVPADQLTGAQAMEVFGTNVAGIVRVTGAFLPLLRRSGDPVVVNVSSGMGSFAVTHDQDRIESTVIAPLYTASKAAVTMLTTQYARAFPGIRFNAADPGYTATDLNGHSGPQTVTEGTDAIVTLATERADAGTGRLIDRYGRVAW